One Helianthus annuus cultivar XRQ/B chromosome 12, HanXRQr2.0-SUNRISE, whole genome shotgun sequence genomic region harbors:
- the LOC110875188 gene encoding cucumber peeling cupredoxin-like translates to MASLRLTFMVVTTIVIACMHFPTTLAVTSYVVGGAKGWSMPPKPNHYEAWTEGKKFIKGDRFYWVFKEGKHNVGEVSSKEAYDTCNTTALIPPLIEKVDGSFLFLYEAKIYYFICTIHCSKGMKVAIDIKES, encoded by the coding sequence ATGGCATCTTTGAGACTAACTTTTATGGTGGTTACGACCATTGTGATCGCATGTATGCATTTTCCCACAACGTTGGCTGTAACTTCCTATGTAGTAGGTGGTGCCAAAGGGTGGTCTATGCCTCCAAAACCCAACCATTATGAAGCATGGACCGAAGGAAAGAAATTCATCAAAGGCGATCGCTTTTATTGGGTGTTTAAAGAAGGAAAACATAATGTTGGAGAAGTATCATCAAAGGAGGCGTACGACACATGCAACACCACCGCTCTTATCCCGCCCCTTATTGAAAAAGTTGATGGCAGCTTTCTATTCCTTTATGAAGCTAAAATTTACTATTTCATTTGCACAATTCATTGTTCAAAGGGTATGAAAGTAGCcatcgatatcaaagagtcataG